TTTCTTACTCGATGACAATTTCTCTTATAACTCCTGGAAGCACACCGTCAGTTACAGGTGCAGTCTGCACTTCATACTCTCCCAAACTCTCACCGTAAAGACTGCCAGATGATGACTTCTACAATGAGATCCAAACATCAAATCATAAGTTTCttttaaacaaaacattaagAACAAAGTCAAAACTTTTCTCTGTACCCTGCGACAAACCACGAAGAAGTTTGTGACGCAACCCTCGAGCAAACGATCACCATCGTTCGACAAAAGAAGCTCAGTGGTCGAAGAAGGTCTAAACTTCTCCAGAGGCTTCCTCAACCTGCCTAAACCACAACCCGCCAGCTTAATCCCCGAAACTAAGCTATCAGAATCAGTACAATAAGCTAAGAGAGAGCACAGTACCTTACCCAGTCTGAGTACTTAGCATTAGCAACATCTCTTCCATGACCAACCAAAGCCAAACTCGCAGCCTTTTCTCCAACACCTAAAGAGTATCCACCTATATGCAACCACACATCTAGAAAATCCACAACCTTTTCATCACCCAACCTACTCAACTTCTCCGCATTACCAGTAACAAGAACCGTCACCGCTAACTCTTCTCCACAAAGTCTCCCCCTTTCCTTCACTACACCACATCTCATAGCCTTGCTCATAGACCCATTGACTAAATCGTAAATACTCGACTCATGAACGGTTTGATTCATCCAGACCCTCGATGACGACCCAGAGCTGAACAAAAGCTCGGGCTTTGAATCCAAAAGGATACGAATCGAGCTGGAAAGCCGCTTCACATGTCTCTCCCAGAACAAGAAGGTAGTGCCACTGTTTATCGTTCTCGTCGTTGTATAAGCACCTGTAAAaattcaaagtttcaaactttgctgcagtttctctatatatatcttTTCCGTTTGGTTGCGTACCGGGGAGAGATTGAAGGAAGGTAGCGACGGGAGGAGCTTCCAAAACGACGCCGTTGTGGTAGAGAAACCTGCAATTCgacatttttcttctttctcttgtgTAAATGAAGCGCACATCTCTTTAGTtattagatataaaaaaaattaaaaaaggaaaagccCAAAACGACGTCGTGACACTGAGACTTTCATTAAACCTAGGGTTTAAGCCGTTtcgttcttctctctttctcctccGATCATCTTCCTCTGCTCAGTATAGAACAcaagaagttaaaaaaatgcGATCTTTATTAGCTTTCAGAAAAATTCCACCACCGTTTCTTCTTCGTTGGTTGATACACAGCAAGCCCTTTTGCTCACAGTCTCGATTTCCCAAAGAATCCGACAATCCAAGCCCACAAGCTAACGGATCCGCTTCCGACGAGAATCCACCCACCTCCTCCTCCGTAGTATTAGTAGCGAATCTCTCGACTACAAAGCCTGAACAGAAAGACGAATCGCGTGTAATCGGCGCGCTTCTGGACCGGAGGAACGACCCGGAATCAGCTCTTCGGTTCTACAACTGGGCTAGACCTGGAAGTTTCGAAGTCGGCAACTCCTTCTGGTTACTCATTCACATTCTCGTTAGCTCTCCCGAGAGCCACGGACGCGCACGTGACCTGCTCCAACGGTATGTGTCTTCAAGCAGTCCGATGACAATGCCAAAGGTCTTAGTCACTAACTTGGTAGAATCAGCGAAGTCGTTTGGGTTTGAAGTAAAGGCGTTGCCTTTTAGTTACTTGTTGAATGCTTACACCAGAGAGAGGAGGACTGATTACGCTGTGGATTGCATTAATCTAATGATAGAGCTAGGTTTGCCTCCTTACGTTAGATATGTGAACAACACGTTAAGTGCTTTAGTGAGAATGAACTCGATAAACGAAGCTAAGGAGCTCTATGGTAAGATGGTCGCTACTGGTCTTGTTGCTGGTGATAAAGCCACTGCGCATTTACTGATGCGAGCGAGTTTAAGAGAAGAGAAACCCGAGGAGGCTTTGGAGGTTTTTAGTGAAGCTATCGAGAGAGGAGAGGAGCCTGATGGTTTGCTTTATAGCCTTGCTATCCAAGCTTACTGCAAGACGGTTAATTTGGGTATGGCGTTTGGTTTGTTGAGAgagatgaaggagaagaagaagctgtgtgTCTCGCAGGAGACGTATACTTCTGTGATAGTGGCTTTGGTGAAGCAAGATAAGGTGGAGGAGGCGGTTAGGTTGAAGGATGAGATGGTGAGCGAGGGGATACCGATGAATGTGATCGCAGCAACGAGTCTGGTCAAGGGACATTGCAAGAACGGTGACTTGGGTAGCGCTTTGGAGATGTTTCGTAAGATGGAGAAAGAAGGACCGTCTCCGAACCGTGTtacgttttcggttttgattGAGTGGTTTAGTAAGAACGGGGACATGGAAAGAGTGCTTGAGTTTTACAAGAAGATGGAAGCTTTAGGTATTACTCCTTCCGCCTTTCAAGTCCACTCTATAATCCAAGTGTGTTTGAAAGGTCAGAGACCGGAACATGGATTGAAACTCTTTGATGACTACTTCGAAACCGGTACTGCAAACATCTTCATTTGTAACAGTATGTTGTCTTGGCTATGCAAGCAAGGTAAGATAGACGAGACTAAAGACTTGTTAAGGAAGATGGAGAGTAGAGGTCTTGGACCTAATGTAGTTTCTTACAACAACGTGATGCTTGCCCTCTGCAGAACGAAGAGGCTGGACTTGGCTCTTACTGTCTTTTCAGAAATGCTGGAGAAGGATATAAAGCCTAACGACCACACTTACTCCACTCTGATCGACGGGTGTTTCAAGAATCATGATTTTCACAACGCTTGGGAAGTCATCGCTCAGATGAACTCTTCCGATATCGAAGTCAACGAGGTCGTGTACCACACGGTTATTAATGGCTTATGCAAAGCTGGTCAGAGTTCTAAAGCGAGAGATATGTTGGAAGATCTGATGAGAGAGAAGCGGGTTTGTATTGGTTGCATGAGTTACAACACCATCATCGATGGATTTATCAAAGAGAGTAGAATGGACTCTGCCGTTGCAGCTTACAGAGAGATGTGTGGCAGTGGTATTTCACCAAACGTGGTGACTTATACATGTATGATGGATGGGTTATGCAAAAACAGTAGAATGGATCAAGCGCTGGAGATGaggaaggagatgaagaacaaaGGTCTGAAGCTTGATGTTCCAGCTTACGGTGCTCTTATCGATGGGTTCTGCAAAAAGGGTGACGTGAAAAGTGCATCTGCTCTGTTCTCTGAGCTCTTTAAAGAAGGGTTGAATCCAAACGAAGCTGTTTACAACAGCTTGATATCCGGATTCCGTAATCTTGGAAACATGGAAGCAGCGCTTGATTTGTACAAGAAAATGTTGAAAGACGGTCTGAGATGTGATCTGCGGACGTACACAACGCTGGTCGATGGGTTGTTGAAAGAAGGAAACTTGATCATGGCCTTTGGTTTGTACACAGAGATGCAGGGGTTGGGTATTGTGGCTGATGAGATCATGTGTTCGGTTATCGTAAACGGTCTTAGCAAGATGGGACAGTTTGTGGAAGTGGTTAAGATGtttgaggagatgaagaagaatgaTGTGACTCCAAATGTGTTTATCTACAACGCGGTGATTGCAGGACATTTTAAAGAAGGAAACCTTGATGAGGCTTTTAGACTTCATGATGAGATGCTTGACAAGGGTCTTGTACCTGATGGTGTTACATTTGATATTCTAGTGAGAGGGAAATATGGAGAATCTCAATGTATTGGTGTAGAAAGTGTGTAGCTGCATTATTGACTTATTAGTTTAGCTTTGGCTTCTCAATAATCTGGCTGTGTTTATTAAAAGCTTTGGAGGGGTTGCAGGTTAAAGCCGTTAAGTTACAAGATTAAATTAGTCTATTCTTTTGATCAGCTTTGTCATTCTTATGGCATAGTTGTGCCTATGAAGGGTTAAGCTTTGACCTGGGAACTTATAATACTGTTGCATTCCTAGGCTAGTGTTGTGAGTCTTGCGACTGTTGTCTTTCTTCGGAAACTTCTTTCTGAACAATTTTTCTCCTTTCATGTAAGCATTGACAAAGCAAGCTATGTGTACAAACCTATTTTGGGATTTTGATATTACGGATccaagaaaattttaaacaagaATGAGAGCACACCTTACCATAGACTCAACATATATAATATCGATTTGTAAGTTTTTACAAAATACATTTCATGCACAGGAATAATGACAATTGAGAATTGGGAAAAAGGAAGGTTTTGTGAGAGAAAAACTTAACATATAGAATTTTACATATTGCGAGTTTTTAACAACCTATAATTAGATTTTCATTAAAATGAATTTCCaccaaaaaaaatctcaaaaataattaattgctATTTTGAtgagaaatatattaaataaatttatcccATTTGTTTCtatgtctcatgtatttctattCCACTATTCTTTTTTACGGCTTAAACTATTATCTTAAGATCTGATTGGTTTCTTCCACACCGCTCGCAAATGCAAATGCAAATGCAGTTGTTAGATAGCGTTTGTTGGCGTTTTACAACAATCACAAAAAATTCTACAAATCGATtcaaaatgttccaaaccttttaaaatcaagttgGTTCTAGTAAGCTTTGCCGGTtggataaataaatttaaaacattttgtaaaaatattataaaaattttaatttaaacttaaaattaaaatattatagataattttttttatattttaatttaaattcactaacatatcataatttattttaaaaaactttatactaaaattatttttagtataatttaaaattaatatatatacatatacaaaatatatacatacataaacgaaaccaaatattcttttaaaagttttaatataaatcttcaaaacaaatcttaTTAACATTATAACTTtcatttaaactataaaaataaataattaacgtaatattgttatttattatattttatcataatagtatatttttatgttttataatgttataatatttttatattcctAACTTATTATTAAACCGTTTCAATATCTCATAATCAACCAGTCACAAATATCTCGCAAACGTACCAATTTCTAACTGTtataccagtcgtacaaatagTTTATTAACGCCATAAACCAAAACcacttatatttatatacctCTGCAACCGCACCAAAACCACTTATTTCTACATACTTCTGCAACCGCACCAAAACCACTTACATCTGTATACTTCTGCAGCTGCACCGCTGCGTTTCAACCGGCCAGCTCTTACATTTTGAttttaggagttttcaaggctcctaagacaaatgttgtagtataaatgattgtcgaaccagttctgagggatatcaaagcaccgagaatgcaagtactcacttaatctaagtgcaaccaatgatttagatgggttttaaactactactaatactagaaagtaattacagaatgatactttcttgactaagggaaaagagaactcatgggcatagggattagaccttgggtgatcaagtatcgaactagggatggcaaatgatcaatcaaactatcgaccttaagcctagacacaattctaagcaagctctatgtctagatgaatgctcatttgctaacatatctcaaacatcaaatgtatttggttgaataatgtgaaagcaatcattactaacaagtctattagctatcttagcatctttaacaacaaatgtctttggcaaagtatactaaaagcctaggagagttgtctcaggcatttcatcaaacaccttttgggtgggaaatgcctattgatcaacttttgagtggccaactcagaagatgcattatgaatactctactagcaagaaacaagaatgatctacactaaaacatcctagaactaacctaatctccctaacccatgaattcaaaaggtgattactcactaatctccatgattcctcttaaacccatattggatttcagattattCATGTAGagaaaatagataagaaatcaacaagaacacaagatgaaagcaatgaaatctgaatcaaaagaagtttttactagttgttctccAGAAAAGAGATTCTCCCTTGGTGGCTCCCCAAAGGTAATTAAAACATAGGTcttgaaaagtaaaaacgtgcataatgaaatgaccaaaaggcccttgaaaAAACATGAATTCAACCAAACAAATaggcgcggagcgacctcggcacgtcgctgcgagaggttgCTCCCGGGTCatttcttcgcgagcgacctggctgtgtcgctccgaagacgtcgctcccgggtcgtctcctcgcgagcgacttggctgtgtcgctctgaagacgtcgctcccggcttgCTCAGAAACCACAAACGCGAGCGACCTAGGGTGTCGCTCTAAGGGGTCGCTGCCGACTTGTTCGTCGCTCTCAAATCGAGATAACCCGAGCGACCTCTGGGTGTCGctgtggtgaggtcgctctaggagctggagcgacttcgccttgtcgctctaggaggtcgctctgAAACGTAAATGGCGAGTGAGTTCATGGCATCGCTCCggtaggtcgctcccatgcattgctcgtccaatgatcaccataatcacctcttttgagctccaaacgcacccaaatgtctccaagaactccatgtggtactccaatacctaattgagacatatgtatgcaaaatgcaacctagacatggctaaatcctaatgtatatgatgaaaatgcacatgaataaatggataaaacaatgtaattaTGCAAGAtttcaactcccccaaacttgttcttttacttgtccacaagtgaactttctagaactcatagggagagaggttttaaggtggggagctcatagccaaaagaaagaCAACTAGCACTCAACTCAACATCTAATCCAAcctgagcacactctcttattacactctagcttctctaggcctatctcaattCCTTTTGCCCCtatactcatcatcaagcatccacacattcaaatcaaccaaccctcacattcattaagcataaaacattaagtgaattcttgcaaatggtcaattggtccaaatcatttggttgagtaaggaaagacttttattcaagtgggtcaGGAGGTTCAAAATtcatgatcttttaaagtggtttactctcaaaacaaatagccttgacattgcacataatatatctaagaaaatgaccaactcatgcatacaatgctcaatctccattgttctaccattttcccaaacatacaagttacacaatcacttctcaatgtcaaacccaactcccatctctcaccaaaagatcccaagaatattttgcacataaaactctttttcattgaaatctataaaggattttttcaacttctaaacaaatcttacctctaaacaactttgctaaccatttttttttttttttcgggggccaagacttttcatgaactcgagctagacgtttatctattaattccaATAAAATTATCCATTTAAAtacaaagagtctattcttttctttcgaacttttcatgcttccaaaccatagtcacaacactcacccccatctatagctagacaatagagtgcctaatCAAGCAAGAGTGAAgaccaagcattgtcgttctcgatactctcaacattatgcacatgtaaggctttccgaaaaaggcttcactcatcaaataatgaaagctcaaaaggagggaagggttttgggaatggtgtaccactcgagtttgtcaaaaagattggcataaaggatgtgacaactcaagtgtgtatatccatgactcagtacacaagggaccataagcaagaagcattaagttcgttcagttcaaacaaGGTTGTAATTGGCTTCAAAggttgagtttcagcaatcaacaagtttcaggaagagttttcaaggctcgaagcatacaagtctttttgagaggtgcataagctactcaggtgcaaagtaatgttctttacaaggtatttcaaatcattgctcccaatgcaaataaatgcaacctatatgctctagactctcctagaaatgcaaatgatgcaaactaaatgatttttttttatgcaaataggtatgcaatgcgtgactcaatgaaacaacatcaaagcaaacatgatcaaatacttggtacctcccccaaacttaaatgacacagtctctgtgttgtcaaggagagagagatacccaaaaagagaaaactaatatgcaaaaacgaaatggtatatacaagggaaagtagtgggttaccttctatggggaatgagtagagggagatgctccctcttcctcgtcctcaggtggtaactcttcaaggtgctcatcagtaaaagtgtccatctcttcaatgtagaaggcttgcccgaacacagttggtttcttcattttccccttgatgtcaaagtggagaacatgccctttacctaaatggagatcaatcgtgccctctttcacattaacaattgctcctgctgtagctaagaatggccttccaagaatcaatgggtcttgagcctcctcatccatctcaagcaccacaaaatctgtaggtatctcataccttccaatcttcacagggaggtcctctaagatgcccacagggtacttcactgaatgatcagctaacaccagagagattCTACACTttttgtactgagtgaatccaagcttctttgcaatagataaaggcatcaagctgacactagctcccaaatcgcagagacatttctcaaataccataggtccaagagcacaaggtagtgtgaagcatcctggatcctctaacttctctggaacatcaagcctctggatgatggcactgcactcatgggtaagaatcatcatgccttccatctccttcttctttgcagctacaacatctttcaggaacctgttgtattgaggaatcaacatgaaagcatcgatgatgggcattgcaacctgagcctcactcatttgcttctcaaacagagctttgtacttctctagcagctgcctcttgaatctactagggaatggaagtttgggttcatagggaggaggaacaaaagaattctcacttgctggaacAACAACTTCagcatctttcactgttttcttttcttccccaacctttcctttacctttagcttccacaatcttctccaagatttcatcattgattttctcatcaacaatcaccacttcatcatctaagttgatggtcacctcctcacctagtttctcagcatccctggtgagggttgtaggaggtaactgcttaccactcctaagggtgatagctttggcctccttggggttttggtcagattttctaggtagagatccttgctggcgattctggtgagtgtttatggaagcaaactgattctctaaattcttgactgtagaagcaagatgtgagaacatgttgttgagctcattgtagctcccatcaatcttggaatgaaggttcttcaactcataaccaacatgcttctcacttctagtctgagactccaagatttgtttcagtaaggtatcagtgctgctctcttgaggagcagaggaatcAGACGAGGGATTTTACTGAGGCTGATAGTTgtcttgctggttgtttctaggcggataaccactttgttggttgttgggataggatttctgttggtagttgttgtactgaaagttgggctcttttttgtaccagctaccattgttgttgatgaaacacagctcttcctgaccttccaaaccctctacctcatggacaacaggtggtgtctcttggcttgggttaccaacaaagtgcagctgctcttgggtggctttatcagcaaggaggatgtctatcttatcctgtagagctttcaactcatTTCTcatctgcttatcatctgttcgactgcctctatcgtggtctccactgtagactgcatcactctttaccatgttgtcaaccagctcctttgcatcttcctcagttctccccaataagaacccattgctagctgtatccagtctggccctgtacttaggaagagcaccaggGTAGAATATGCTCAGCaaactctccttagagaaaccatggtgtgggcattgagcttggtagcccttgaatctctcccaggcttcactgaagccttccaagttcttctgttgaaaactggaaatctcatttttcagcttagcagttcttgaagtagagaagaacttctccaagaatgctctcttgcaatcatcccaagtggtgatagagtcgctgggtagagacttctcccactgtcgtgccttatcccccaaagagaaagggaatagcttgagctttaaggcatcttcggacacaccattggtttttgacaacccacagtagctgtcgaacttgtccaagtgatcgaatgggtcctctaaagccaagccatgatatttgttattctcgatcacgttgaggagtcctgacttgacctcaaagttgttggctgccacagccggtgtttggattcccagtctatgaccatgaatattgggccggtcataagtaccaatgggtcgagctgcccgcggttggtgttctgctccttgcggttgatctgccatatcaatatccaatctctgcaagtgggcttgttgttcttcttctcttctagctctagcacactccctctctaaagctctaatgtctgctactattggaactaggtttgatggacccctgctcctcaagttcatacacctgaaagtgaaaggtaggtgaagaagaagaatcagtaacagaacaaaattaaaatgacttagtctcaagcaagtgactaaatctcaaatgtttaaatctactcagaatttggcaacggcgccaatttgatgttaagagttttcaaggctcctaagacaaatgttgtagtataaatgattatcgaaccagttctgaaggatatcaaagcaccgagaatgcaagtactcacttaatctaagtgcaaccaatgatttagatgggttttaaactactactaatactagaaagcaattacagaatgatactttcttgactaagggaaaaaagaactcatgggcatagggattagaccttgggtgatcaagtatcgaactaaggatggcaaatgatcaatcaaactatcgaccttaagcctagacacaattctaagcaagctctatgtctagatgaatgctcatttgctaacatatctcaaacatcaaatgtctttggttgaataatgtgaaagcaatcattactaacaagtctattagctatcttagcatctttaacaacaaatgtctttggcaaagtatactaaaagccaaagagagttgtctcaggcatttcatcaaacaccttttgggtggaaaatgcctattgatcaacttttgagtagccaactcagaagatgcattatgaatactctactagtaaggaacaagaatgatctacactaaaacatcctagaactaacctaatcacccttaatctccctaacccatgaattcaaaaggtgattactcactaatctccatgattactcttaaacccatattggatttcagattaatcatgtagagaaaatagataagaaatcaacaagaacacaatatgaaagcaatgaaatctgaatcaaaagaagtttttactagttgttctccAGAAAAGAGATTCTCCCTTGGTGGCTCCCCAAAGGTACTTAAAATATAGGTCTTGAAAAGTAAAAACACGcttaatgaaatgaccaaaagacccttgagaaaacatgaattcggccaaacaaataggcgcggagcgacctcggcacgtcgctgcgagaggtcgctcccgggtcgtttctttgcgagcgacctggctgtgtcgctccgaagacgtcgctcccgggtcgtctcctcgcgagcgacctggctgtgtcgctctgaagacgtcgctcccgaCTTGCTCAGAAACCacaaacgcgagcgaccttaggGTGTCGCTCTAGGGGGTCGCTCCCGGCTTGTTCGTCGCTCTCAAATCGACACAACCCGAGCGACCTCTGGGTGTCACTGTGGTGAGGTCActctaggagctggagcgacttcgccttgtcgctctaggaggtcgctctgAAGCGTAAATGgcgagcgagttcatggcgtcgctccggtacGTCGCTTCCATGcattgctcgtccaatgatcaccttaatcacctcttttgagctccaaacgcacccaaatgtctgcaagaactccatgtggtactgcaatacctaatagaggcatatgtatgcaaaatgcaacatagacatggctaaatcctaatctatatgatgaaaatgcacatgaataaatagataaaacaatgtaaatatgcaagatattaCATTTCACAATCCCATTAGTTTAACAATTATAACTTATTCCATACATGTTTTCAAAACGTTCCCATATTAGTTATAAAAAGGACAGCCAAGATAAAAGATAATACTATACTTGTGAAGAAAATTAATACACTCGTCACAATTCATaacattatattttcttataacccATTATTGCAGTCACATCTTTGTGATAACAAAGTTTGGCGCATATTCGAGTTGAAGTTAGAACAAATACGTTTAATATTTATCACTCATTAATTATGGACCAAATTTATGTTCGATATACAAAAAATCAGAAGAATAAACAAAACACTTAAAATAGAGTAGTATAGATCGATCTTATGGATCAAAACTAGTGGAcatggaggaagaggaggatgtGGTCATGGTGATAAAAGGGAATCCTGATGATGCTGCAACTGTCTTTAAAGGGTTCATGGTCGTCACCGGTAAATAGATCGGTGAGTGCTTACCGAATAAACCCATCGTGGAATGGTTAATACCTTTGTAGTAGTCGCTTGTTGTCAGCTTTATATTTTGCGATGATGATGAAATGCCAAGACTTAATTCAAGATCATTGTGAATATTTCCTGaaggagaaaagaaaacaaatgttaATGAATCAGATATACTGAAGTTGCTAAAAGACAAAGTAAAAAAGGTTAGCTGCTAGGGTTTGCTTGATCTAATCAAAAGTCAATGTGACATTTATGGTAAGGGTTATATAAATTGGTTTCACCTAACTTCATCAGTCAACCTTACAATATGTAAACATTGTGGCCCAGACTTATCCATTACCTTTAATAGGAGCACCAGACTTCATGACTCCTCCCTTTCCCAACTCATTATTGTATTTGATCGCTGCTGCATCCCATCCTCTGTGAATTTTCATGCACGTATAATATCTCAGAGTTATTTACAACATAAGAATAAGTCTTtggtttcattttattttgttaataatgTGTTCATCTGTGACATTTAAACTAGATTAAAGGAAAATCGTCCCCGATAGGACAAGTATCAAACTCGTAAACAAAAGCGACTAACTACTACCtccatttttttcaaaacaaaaagtttgcaaataaaaaaatctgtaaCATAAATGACTTTAGCTTGGTATTAGTTTTAGGGGAATAACAGAGCTGTGCTTCAAGTGTATCCAAAAAGGCTTTCGCCTAGGGCCcccaaaatatatagtttttttaaggccctaaatttccaaaaattaatAGTAGTATATTGGTTTAAGTTTGCCATTTATTATTCAATACAAGTTCAATTATCTACAttgcttttttaaaaaatgagtattttattttattgtcaattttccaaattgaaaaaaggaatatatgttttatatgtcAAACTcctaaataaaaaggaaaaagtgCAGTTAT
The window above is part of the Brassica napus cultivar Da-Ae chromosome C8, Da-Ae, whole genome shotgun sequence genome. Proteins encoded here:
- the LOC106439871 gene encoding pentatricopeptide repeat-containing protein At3g54980, mitochondrial-like translates to MRSLLAFRKIPPPFLLRWLIHSKPFCSQSRFPKESDNPSPQANGSASDENPPTSSSVVLVANLSTTKPEQKDESRVIGALLDRRNDPESALRFYNWARPGSFEVGNSFWLLIHILVSSPESHGRARDLLQRYVSSSSPMTMPKVLVTNLVESAKSFGFEVKALPFSYLLNAYTRERRTDYAVDCINLMIELGLPPYVRYVNNTLSALVRMNSINEAKELYGKMVATGLVAGDKATAHLLMRASLREEKPEEALEVFSEAIERGEEPDGLLYSLAIQAYCKTVNLGMAFGLLREMKEKKKLCVSQETYTSVIVALVKQDKVEEAVRLKDEMVSEGIPMNVIAATSLVKGHCKNGDLGSALEMFRKMEKEGPSPNRVTFSVLIEWFSKNGDMERVLEFYKKMEALGITPSAFQVHSIIQVCLKGQRPEHGLKLFDDYFETGTANIFICNSMLSWLCKQGKIDETKDLLRKMESRGLGPNVVSYNNVMLALCRTKRLDLALTVFSEMLEKDIKPNDHTYSTLIDGCFKNHDFHNAWEVIAQMNSSDIEVNEVVYHTVINGLCKAGQSSKARDMLEDLMREKRVCIGCMSYNTIIDGFIKESRMDSAVAAYREMCGSGISPNVVTYTCMMDGLCKNSRMDQALEMRKEMKNKGLKLDVPAYGALIDGFCKKGDVKSASALFSELFKEGLNPNEAVYNSLISGFRNLGNMEAALDLYKKMLKDGLRCDLRTYTTLVDGLLKEGNLIMAFGLYTEMQGLGIVADEIMCSVIVNGLSKMGQFVEVVKMFEEMKKNDVTPNVFIYNAVIAGHFKEGNLDEAFRLHDEMLDKGLVPDGVTFDILVRGKYGESQCIGVESV
- the BNAC08G25820D gene encoding uncharacterized protein BNAC08G25820D; the protein is MSNCRFLYHNGVVLEAPPVATFLQSLPGAYTTTRTINSGTTFLFWERHVKRLSSSIRILLDSKPELLFSSGSSSRVWMNQTVHESSIYDLVNGSMSKAMRCGVVKERGRLCGEELAVTVLVTGNAEKLSRLGDEKVVDFLDVWLHIGGYSLGVGEKAASLALVGHGRDVANAKYSDWVRLRKPLEKFRPSSTTELLLSNDGDRLLEGCVTNFFVVCRRKSSSGSLYGESLGEYEVQTAPVTDGVLPGVIREIVIEVCISKGIPYRERAPSWSERELWEEAFITSSLRILQHVGTIKVPVGSLEALACTKPEEIEWKEKRFEEGPGMITELIQKAIMERGIEEGFPLEGLV